The Flavobacterium sp. 1 genome contains the following window.
ACTTTAATCCAAACAATAAAATCACGGTTGAAAACTCAAAGTATAAAAGTGAATATCAAAAACTGCAAAAGAATTTAGATAAATTATCTGAAGATGAAAAAGTAGTCAATTTGCTATACATCGACCAGCTCAATCAGGATTATGACAATCCCACTCTACGAAAAGAGTTGGTCGATCTGGCTCTCAAAGAGAAAGAATTAAGAGCACAAGCTCGGGAAATTATTTCAAAAGCTGATAACAAAGCCGAAACCAACGATAAGGATTATGTTTTTTTCTATTTTATCCTTCACTATTTACCCAAAGGGCTTATCGGTTTACTGCTTGCTGTAATTATTTCGGCAGCAATGTCTTCAACTGCTTCGGGACTTAATGCATTGGCATCAACAACGGCCATAGATATTTACAAACGCAATGTTAAAGAAGAAAAAAGTGAAAAGCATTATCTGAATATATCAAAACTCTTTACGCTTATGTGGGGAATTATTGCAATCGGATTTGCATGCATTGCTACACTTTTTGAGAACTTAATTCAATTGGTAAACATTATAGGCTCTATTTTTTATGGAACCGTTTTAGGAATTTTTCTTGTTGGTTTTTACATTCAAAAAATTCGTGGAAAATCTATCTTTTACAGTGCTGTAATCAGCCAAATTGCAATTTTTATCATTTATTATTTTACCAACTTAATTTACCCAAGCGGGTCGGAAAAACTAGGTTATCTGTGGCTCAATTTTATTGGGGCGCTACTCACCATCGTATTATCTTACTTATTTCAAATAACTGTATTTAAAGGTGAAAAGCAGACTCTATTAACAGACAATGTAACTTCATAAAATCATTTGTACTGAAATGATTAACAAAAAAAATCCCGATTCATAAAAATTATGAATCGGGATTTTTTTAATAAATAGTAAGATGCACTGCAGTGCATCTTACTACGAAGATCTATTTATTTTTTACTCCACTCAGCAATGCTTTCTCTGTTCATTTTTACATAATCCTGATTTTTTGCAGTTTCTGCAGCTGTAAGAGAAAGATTTGCGGTTTCAATAGCTCCTTTTTTGTCTCCGGCTCTTGCTTGAATCAATGATTTTAAACGAGTGTACCAATAGGGTTTCTCAGTGCTCATCTCCATAGCTTTATCCATATAAGTCAATGCTTTTGCATTATCACCATTGGATTGATAAAGATATTGCGCAGCCGAAAAATAATCAGCAGATGTCGGACCGGCCAGCACTTTTTCAATATTTGCTAATACTTCTTTTTGTGTAGGAACTGTAAATTTCATTGAAACAGACGAGTTTTCCCAAGCCATATCTAAGTCAGCAGTATCAGCAGTGATATTACCAATATTTATTGTGAAAGATTCAACTGGTTTTGACATTGCTTCTTCTTTTACAGTAGTCCTCAATACAACATTTGCTTCATTCCATACTTCAGGATTTCCCCAATTGTTTGTGGTTGAATAAAAAATCACTTCCCAACTTTCAATTTTTGGAATTGTATATAAAGCATATTTTCCTTTTGGTAAAGTTTTACCATCGATTACAACATCTTCACTAAAAGAGATTGTAGTATTTTCATTGGCACCTGTTCTCCAAACTTTCCCAAAAGGAACCAAATTACCAAAAACAGCTCTGCCTCTGGCTGCAGGCCTGCAATACACAATTTCTACATCTGTCAATCCAACAGTTTGGAAAACCGTAGCTTTTGGACTGGCTTGAGGCGTTTTCAGCTGAGCCTCAGCAATTAATGGCACTATTATAAAAGCCAAAGCAATAAGAATCTTTTTCATACATGTTTTTTTTGTTTGTGCTCAAATTTACAAATTCGAAAAATCAATGATGTTAATATTTCCTTAATTCAAATTGCTAAGAATTTTATAAGCTTTTGTGAAAATTATGTAACAGAAAACAACAGTACGACAATTATGTTTGTAAGTACAATTCTATTATACTGATAACTAAAACGCTGTTTAAAAAAATCGGATAGACAGCGCTAAAACGCTATTGCCATGGAAAATAAAAAAATAATGCTTACAAAAATGAAATATATTATTTATAAAAGTATGTATTACTGTTTTGAGATCCGCTCTCTTTTTAATTTATAAAAAAGCTTGAACATAAAATCTAAAATGAAAAAGACAAATTCGATTATCAATAAATTTGATGCATTTGCTACCGCCACTTCAAAAGCAATGGGAAGCACAACTGCTTTTACAATTGCTTTTTTAGTTATATTGGTTTGGGCGGTAACCGGTCCTATTTTTGATTACAGTGAAACCTGGCAGCTGATCATCAACACCGGAACCACAATTATTACTTTTTTGATGGTTTTCTTAATCCAAAAAGCACAGAATAAAGATTCACTTGCTCTTCAGATTAAATTAAATGAACTGATTGCTTCATCCAAATTTTCGAGCAACAGCATCGTGGATATAGAAGATATTACCGAAGAAGAAATGGAAATCATTCAAAAATACTATCGGCATTTAAGCAATTTGTCCAAAAAAGACAAAAATCTTCAAACTTCACATTCTATTGATGAAGCCAACGAAAAGCACAAATTAAAAACTAAAACAGTAAAACCAACTGCTAAGGCTAAACCTGCACCCAAAAAAAGTACCAATCAATAGTTTGATACTTTTTCAAAATTCAATTCATCAAAATGATTAACGACTACATCAGCCAGTGATAAATCCTGATCTTTGGAATGGAAACTGTTATATCCTACACAAAATATATCGGCTGCTTTTGCAGCTTTTACTCCATTGGTACTGTCTTCAATCACAATACAATTTTCTTTTGGCGCATTTGACAAAGAAGCCGCATGCAGGAAAATTGCAGGATGCGGTTTAGATTTTGGAAAATCTTCTCCACTTACAATATGTGAAAAATATTGATGCAAATTAAAACGTCTAAAAACTCTGTCAATCGTCACTTTTGATGCCGACGAAGCCACAATAAGCTGCATTCTGTTTTGATGAAAATCTTTAATTAAATTCTCAACACCATCCAATAAAGCCAAATCTTCTTTGCTGTCGAAAGCATCATTGAAAATAGCTCTTTTTCTCAAAATCAAATCTTCAACTTCCTGTTCCAATTGATAATGATCTTTTAACTTCTGAAAAGTATTGCGGGTTGACAATCCAGTAAATGAAGTGTACATTTCCTCTGGAACTTCAATATTGAGTTCGCCAAATTGTTTAAAATAAGCATAACGGTGTACAAGTTCTGTATCGACAATTACGCCATCCATATCGAAAATTACGGTTTGTATCATTTTTTTAAAGACTCTAAGATGCTGAGCATTTTGTTTATAGTTTTGTTTGAATCGGTTTAATTTTGTTTAAAATGTTTTAATTCTGTTCAAAGTCGTTTAAACAATCTTAAACTTTTAAACTTTTCACTCTTTTTTAAGCAAATATCGGATAACGGTTTCTGCAGCGTAAAGACCAAATAATCCTGGCATATAGCTGTTAGTTCCGTAGAAAGATTTTTTAAAATTGGAGCCATCGGTCATACGCAGACTGCATTCATCCTGAATTTCAGAAGAAAAAACTACTTTCACTTTATTGATTTTCTCTTTTTTCAAACGCTTTCTGATCGTTTTAGCCAAATGACAATTTATAGTTTTTGAAATATCAGTTACTTTCACTTTAGAAGCTTCCATTTTTCCTCCAGCTCCCATACTGCTTATGATTCGGACTTTTTTTCTTCTGGCCGAAATAATCAGATTCAATTTTGGTGTTACGCTGTCGATGCAGTCTAAAACATAATCATATTCATTAGATACAATTTCATAAGCACGTTCTGGCGAAAGAAATTCTTTTACTCTAATCAAATTCAATTCAGGATTAATGTCCATCAATCGGTCTCCCACAACGTCAGCTTTTGGCTGTCCAACAGTAGAATGCAAAGCTGGCAATTGCCTGTTTATATTGGTAATATCCACAACATCACCATCGACAATAGTCATCGTTCCCACTCCCGCTCTTGCCAAAAACTCGGCAGCAAAGGACCCCACTCCGCCTAGTCCTACGACCATTACGTGAGCCTTTTGCAGATTCTGTAATCCTTCTTTTTTAAATAATAATTCGGCTCTTTCTGTCCACTCTGCCATATTAAATATATTTTAGTTTGTAACTCCTTTGTCTAAGGGTTTAAAAGTTTAAAATTGTTTAAAGCTGTTTTTTAAAAACTGCTGCAAAATTACTGTTTATTTGCTGTTTAAGTTCGTATATACTCCACTTTTTATATTTGGAAGCCAAATCATATACAGCTTCGATTCCATCTTCAACTGTATCGGTTTCTAGAAAAAATTGATCATTGGGAATATTTAGAAAAACAGTTTCAAGTTCAGGATTGAGTAATAAATATTTCCCAAACGAAATATAAAATCCGTTATCAATCAATTCCTTAGCGACTTGTTTGTTCTTCGAAAAACCGTGAATAAGCATTGGAACGGTAATTTTCATTTTTTTCTTTATCGCAATTACCTCTTGAAAAGCGGCCACACAATGTATCACAACCGGCTTATTGTATTTTTGTGCCAAAAGCAATTGTTTTTCAAAAACCATTTGCTGTAACTCCAGCGGCATTCCAATACGTTTGTCTAGTCCGCATTCGCCAAGAGCGAGACAATTCGTTTCCTGCAGTTTGCTTTCAATAATCTTCAGATCAAGTTTCAGCCTTTCTTCATTAATATACCACGGATGAATCCCAATGGAATAATATGGAATTGAAGCATCAAACTCTTGTGGGTATTGATTTACCAATTCTAAAACTGTTTCCCGATTCGTGAATTTGTGAGTATGTAAATTAAAAAACTTCATTAATCATGAAATTTCTTTACACCCGCTTTTATTTCGACAGCCAAATCGTTTTCCAAAGGCACTTTTGGACATGAATATTTGTGACTGTAAGCACAATAAGGATTGTATGATAAATTAAAATCAATCGCAATCGTATTTCCGGAAGGAATTTTCAAATCAATGTATTTCCCCCCAATGTAACTCTCCTTCCCCGAGGTTAAATCCGAGAAAGGCAAAAACAAATAATCCTTGTATTCCTCTTTTTTGGATAGTTCAATATTGCGGTAAATATTCAGTTTTAATTCTTTTCCTTCCAGCTGAAAATGAGCTTCTCCGTATTTTACATACAGCGGTTTTTTTGGACCAGAAGTTGGCATCACAAACGGTCTTTCGTCCTCGGTTCTAATGAATTGAGCCACCACAAAAGCCTTTTCATTGATTGGATAAAAGTCCAACGTCTTGAAATGTGCTAAATCTTCCGGCAAAAGCGGACTTGTTTTTGCATCAGCATATTCGGCATTAATTTCTTTTTGAAATTTTTCGACAACAGCAAAATCAAATTTTTCTTGGCCAAACCCAAAATTGAATCGTGTCAGCAAAACCAAAGTCAATACAACTTTCATATAATTTAAATTTTATGCAAAAATAGTTTAAAGTTAGAAAGGTACAAAGTCATAACTTCTTAAAAATAGTACAACGCATCAACATATTACCCCAAAGAATGCAAATAATTTAGCTAAGTACGCTAAGCTTTACGGACATTGCGCTTCCTTTGCACCCTTTGCGGTTAAATATATAAGTTTTACCTTTGAAAAAACTCAACATTTTAAGATGCTCAAAACTGCCCTCGGCCGCTACGTTAATAATTTCAAAGGCTTCACTCGCGAAGTTTGGATACTTGCCCTGATCACTTTTATCAACAGAGCGGGAACAATGGTTCTGCCATTTTTATCCAAATATTTAAAAGAAGATCTGAATTTCAGCTACGGCGAAGTGGGATGGATTATGGTTGCTTTTGGTTTGGGTTCCATGTTGGGTTCTTGGATTGGAGGTAAACTGAGCGACAAAATCGGGTTTTATAAAATCATGATTTTCAGCCTTTTTACAAGTGGAATCCTGTTCATTCTACTGCAGTATATTACCAGCTTTTGGGGGTTATGCTTTGGAATGTTTTTCATTATGGCCATTTCCGATATGTTTCGTCCTGCCATGTTTGTATCGCTGAGCGTATACGCCAAACCCGAAAACCGAGTTCGTGCACTGTCTTTAGTTCGCTTAGCGGTTAATCTCGGATTCACAGCCGGTCCGGCATTGGGCGGACTGATTATTATTGGAATGGGATATTCAGGTTTGTTTTGGGTCGACGGAAGCACCTGCATCATCGCAATTCTGATATTTGCTTTGTGTATTAAAGAAAAAAAGAAAACACCTGCAATTATCAATGATACAGCAGTTGAAATTGTCCCAAAATCAATTTTTAAAGACAAACCTTTTTGGCTGTTGCTCTTTATCAGTTTTGTAACCTTTATGGTTTTTCTACAAATATTTTCGACTTTGCCTTTATATCACAACGAAAAATTCGGACTCAGCGAATTCCAAACCGGAATGCTTCTTTCGATCAACGGGTTGTTAGTTTTCCTTTTAGAAATGCCAATCGTAAGCACTTTAGAAAGAAGAAAAACGAACAAAATAAAAAGCATTGCCATTGGATCATTGTTCATTACGCTTGGATATTACATTTTGCTATTCGATTCTTGGGTTGGAATTTTGGTCATCAGCATCATACTGCTCACTTTTGGAGAAATTTTCTCGTTCCCTTTTGTCAATGCCGTTGCTCTCAACCGCGCGCCAAAAGGACAGGAAGGACAATACATGGGCTTCTACACCATGAGTTTCAGTCTGGCGCATATTGTCAGTTCCAAAACAGGTCTGGAAATCATTGCACATTATAACTATCAAATCAATTGGCTTGTCATGGGAACTTTGGGTGCACTATCTTTCCTTTGCTGTTTTTGGCTAAACAAAATAATTCACAAAGAGTCAAAATAATACCTAGATTATAATTGGGGCGTGCCATCATTATGGAAAGGGGCCAAATATGCTAAACCGCTTATTCGGCCCCTTTCCATAATGCTGTCGTGCTATCCGCGCTACTTCGGTAGCTTGCTTCTATCACTCACGCAAAAAATCACAACAGTCGTATTTCAAAGGACATTTTTGGATACAAATCCTAACAGGTTTTGAAAACCTGTTAGGATAACCAACATAAACCTCAACAAAACCAATACGAAACTAAAATTTCAGTTAAATAACTATATTTATAGTTTGTTAACTAAAAATATAGTTGTAAGTTTGTTTCAAATAAAATCATCATGCAAAAACTAACAAATAAAGAAGAAGAGATCATGCACATTTTATGGAAGCTCAAAAAAGCATTCGTAAAAGAAGTCATGACAGAAATCACCGAAGAACAGCCACATTATAATACGCTGTCCACCATTATTCGGAATCTGGAAGAAAAAGGATATGTAAATCACAATGCCTTTGGAAACACACATCAATATTTCCCAATTGTAAGTATTGAGGATTACAGAAAAGGATTTATGAGTACGGCAATCGATAATTATTTCAACAGTTCCTATAAAAACATGGTTACCTTTTTTGCCAAAGAAGAGAAAATTTCTGCAGCCGAACTACGTGAAATCCTTTCTATGATCGAACAAAAACAATAAAAATATGGAAACACTATTCATATATATAGCAAAATCGAGCGGACTAATAGGAATGTTCTATATCGCTTATTATTTCCTATTGCAAAAAGAGACTTTTTTTACTGCAAATCGTTGGTTTCTTTTAGCAGGTTTGTTTACATCCGTAATTTTGCCATGGATAGTTTTTACCACAATTGTTTGGGTAGAACCAACGCCAACTGATTTTGACTGGTCAAAACTTCCGATGCGACCTGTCCAAAAGGAAAGTTTTGAAATCAACTGGTATCTCGTTCTCGCAATTACTTATATAATTGGAATAACGTTGCTTTTAGTACAGTTTGCAATGGACTTTTATAAACTTAATCGCGTTTTAAAAGGAAAGACCACCCATCAACAGGAAGACCATAAATTCATTGACCTAAAAGAAAACATTGCTCCATTTTCTTATTTCAATACCATCGTTTACAACTCATCACTCTACAGCGAAGCCGAAATGGAAAGCATTCTTGAACACGAAAAAGTACACAGCGAACAACACCACACGATAGACGTCTTAATCACGCGTTTCTTTTGTATCCTTTTTTGGTTCAACCCTTTTATGTGGCTGTACAAAAAAGCCATTCTGCAAAACTTGGAATTCATCGCCGACAGTGAAGCAGCCAAAAACATATCAGACAAAAAAGCGTATCAATTGACGCTTTTAAAAATTACAACACATGAAAATTGTGTTGTGCTTACCAATCATTTTTATCAATCATTAATCAAAAAACGAATCGTTATGTTAAACAAAAATCAATCAAAAAAATGGAATTCCTGGAAGTATGCCTTAGTAATTCCAGCTTTAGTTGCCTTTGTGTTTTTATTCCAAATGGAAGTTATTGCCAAGGAGAAAAATGTGAGCCCAAAAGTAGAACAATCAGCCTCCGATGATGTAGATGTCTATAAAATTACCAAGAATACTACAGAAGCCGAATTAAAAGAAAAAGCAGAGACAATTTCTAAAAATTATGGCATAACAGTTCATTTTTCAGCTACAAAAAGAAACTCAAACAATGAACTGACAGCTATAACTGTCGAATTAAAAAAAGGAAAGGAGATTTCCAATAACAGAAATGTAAACAGTTCTGATGCCATAAAACCTTTTGGAATAGTTATTTCTAAAGATTCAAAAGGAATGCTAACAATCGATTTTGTTGAAGACGATAAAACAATTGAAAAATTAGCCATAAACAGTAAAGTTGTTGCACCTAATGAACCAATTCCAGCTAACGCTCAAATTTATATTAATGAAGTAAAAGCCGAAAAAGCCGAAATGGACAAATTAGATCCAAAAGAAATTACTTCTGTTAACGTCACCAAAAACGATGAAAAAAAAGAAATCCGAATAATTACAAAAAATTATGCCAAAATATCTAATGATACCATTTACATCAATGGCAAAAAAGTCACTCAAAATGAATTAGATCAATTAGAACAAGGATCAATTGATAGAATAGATGTCACTAATAATTTTGGAAAAAAAGCAATTCGGATTACAACAAAAAACGGAACGTATTATCAAGACAAAAATATGCCAGTTCCTCCTGTCCCTCCTACTCATCCAGTTATGAAATTTAAAGCACCTACAGCTCCTGTGTTCCCAAAAGCGCCAAAGGCGCCAAAAGGAGACCCGGTACATGGAGACCAAAAGGCTTGGAAAGAGTTTGATAAGAAAATGGAAGAATTTGATGCTAAAATGAAAAAACTAGAACCTCAAATGGAAGCTTTCGACAAACAAATGGCTGAATTTGATAAGCAAATGGAACCATTCAATAAAGAAATGGAAGCTTTTGATGAAAAAATGAAAGTTTTTGACAAACAAATGAACGAATACATTTCCAAAAGAGAGAAAGAGAAAAAATAACAGTATTTTCCAAAATATAAAACAACAAAAGACGGTCACTCATCAAAACCGTCTTTTTTATATCTTTGAAAAAAAATATTTAACTATGTTTAAAATTCTAGCCCAAATCAACAAACTCATTTTACCAAGCTTCACCAAGCAAAGACTGGACATATCCAAAGCTAAGAAATGGCAAATGGCTATTATTGGATATCGTTATTATGTAACCACGAGAGCTCTTCGCTGAAGATTCCTGAATAGTTCAAAATCGTTTAAAATGGTTTATGAGAATTTAATATTGTTTAAACACTCCTGCTAAAACAACATCAAACAAAAGTTAAACAATATTAAACCAGAAGCTTTAATATGTCATAGCCGCAAAAATATCGTTTCCGGCTATCTTTTCTCTTCCGTTCAAGAAAGTGAGTTCCATCAGGAAATTGCACTGGACAATAATACCACCCAGCTGTTCAACTAATTCGCAAACTGCTTTTGCAGTTCCGCCAGTAGCCAAAACATCATCATGAATAAGAACTCTGTCTCCCTTTTGAATAGCATCAGCGTGAATTTCCAGCGTATCTGAACCATATTCTAAATCATAAGAAGCCGAAATAGTATCAAAAGGCAGTTTATTAGGTTTTCGAACAGGAATAAACCCGACATTCAGTTCCTGTGCCAAAAGCATCCCAAAGAAAAAACCACGGCTTTCTACCCCAATTACCTTATCAATTTTTTTATCTTTTACCGATAAAACCAATATTTCTAAGCATTCTTTCCTTGCTTTTGCATCAATTAGCAATGGAGTGATGTCTTTAAATACAATTCCTTCCTTTGGAAAGTCCTGAATATCACGTATGTATTTTTTTAAACTCATTTTTTTTAATTTTTATACAGAATCATACTTGCAAGTTACACATTTATTCCTATATTTGCACCCGCAAACAAGTTCAATGTACAGCATTGAAAACAATGAATAAGTTAGCAAAATGGCCTTGTGGCGCAACTGAATAGCGCACTTGATTACGGCTCAAGAGGTTACTGGTTTGAATCCAGTCAAGGTCACTCTTAAAAAACGTTAAATCGAATGATTTAACGTTTTTTTTATGCCTTTATCGTATATTTTTATAAGTTTTTACTGGATCAGTAGCAAAAGTTGGGGATTATGCAAAAAGATTGGATAATCTGAATAAGAAGAAATCTATATTTCTCACTCCTCTAAACTGACTTCTAAAAGCTTTTATTTTTGCATTGAAAGATTCGGCAGAAGCATTTGTGCTTCTATTGTCAAAATAGTTTAAAATTGACTGGTAGTTAAAAGTTATAGTATTGAGCAGAATATTAAAGTTTTTAAAGCCTGATTCCTCTACATTTCTATACCAATGCGCCAGTTTGGTCATGGCAATGTGTTTGTCATTGTTGTTATTGTAAATCCCTCGAAGTTGTTGATTTAGATTATATGCTGTCTTTATATCGGGGTATAATTCAAATAACATTTGAGCCCTTTCTTTTTGATTTTCAGTCCATTTTTCGCGAGATTTATAGAGTAGATACCTGCTTCTGGCCAAAAGTTGTTTTAGAGAATCTCCATTAGGCAAGAGCTCTGGGATATATGTTTTATTCTCTCTTTTTGCCTGCAATATCAATTGATTCTCAAAATCCATAGCTTCCCATCGATGCTTGATTCTAATCTCTTGTAAAGCTTCCAATGCTAATTTTTGAACATGAAACCTATCGGTCACTTGTATTGCTTTTGGAAAGCATCTCTTAGAGATTAGTTTCATGGAATTAGCCATGTCAAGTGTTATCTCTTTGACACAGCTCCTCTTCTTATAATCAATCTTACTGATGTGTTCTATAACCTGATCAGCCTTGGTTCCAGCAACAATA
Protein-coding sequences here:
- a CDS encoding BlaI/MecI/CopY family transcriptional regulator — protein: MQKLTNKEEEIMHILWKLKKAFVKEVMTEITEEQPHYNTLSTIIRNLEEKGYVNHNAFGNTHQYFPIVSIEDYRKGFMSTAIDNYFNSSYKNMVTFFAKEEKISAAELREILSMIEQKQ
- a CDS encoding MFS transporter; protein product: MLKTALGRYVNNFKGFTREVWILALITFINRAGTMVLPFLSKYLKEDLNFSYGEVGWIMVAFGLGSMLGSWIGGKLSDKIGFYKIMIFSLFTSGILFILLQYITSFWGLCFGMFFIMAISDMFRPAMFVSLSVYAKPENRVRALSLVRLAVNLGFTAGPALGGLIIIGMGYSGLFWVDGSTCIIAILIFALCIKEKKKTPAIINDTAVEIVPKSIFKDKPFWLLLFISFVTFMVFLQIFSTLPLYHNEKFGLSEFQTGMLLSINGLLVFLLEMPIVSTLERRKTNKIKSIAIGSLFITLGYYILLFDSWVGILVISIILLTFGEIFSFPFVNAVALNRAPKGQEGQYMGFYTMSFSLAHIVSSKTGLEIIAHYNYQINWLVMGTLGALSFLCCFWLNKIIHKESK
- a CDS encoding TatD family hydrolase, translating into MKFFNLHTHKFTNRETVLELVNQYPQEFDASIPYYSIGIHPWYINEERLKLDLKIIESKLQETNCLALGECGLDKRIGMPLELQQMVFEKQLLLAQKYNKPVVIHCVAAFQEVIAIKKKMKITVPMLIHGFSKNKQVAKELIDNGFYISFGKYLLLNPELETVFLNIPNDQFFLETDTVEDGIEAVYDLASKYKKWSIYELKQQINSNFAAVFKKQL
- a CDS encoding DUF1684 domain-containing protein, with the translated sequence MKVVLTLVLLTRFNFGFGQEKFDFAVVEKFQKEINAEYADAKTSPLLPEDLAHFKTLDFYPINEKAFVVAQFIRTEDERPFVMPTSGPKKPLYVKYGEAHFQLEGKELKLNIYRNIELSKKEEYKDYLFLPFSDLTSGKESYIGGKYIDLKIPSGNTIAIDFNLSYNPYCAYSHKYSCPKVPLENDLAVEIKAGVKKFHD
- a CDS encoding adenine phosphoribosyltransferase, whose amino-acid sequence is MSLKKYIRDIQDFPKEGIVFKDITPLLIDAKARKECLEILVLSVKDKKIDKVIGVESRGFFFGMLLAQELNVGFIPVRKPNKLPFDTISASYDLEYGSDTLEIHADAIQKGDRVLIHDDVLATGGTAKAVCELVEQLGGIIVQCNFLMELTFLNGREKIAGNDIFAAMTY
- a CDS encoding transposase — translated: MGGFFGVNGKKLQRQYKKHLSSFNTWDPREHAHQWIVYPENIGTHLSIDEVALSQGELYTIVTNKKFKGKKGSLVAIVAGTKADQVIEHISKIDYKKRSCVKEITLDMANSMKLISKRCFPKAIQVTDRFHVQKLALEALQEIRIKHRWEAMDFENQLILQAKRENKTYIPELLPNGDSLKQLLARSRYLLYKSREKWTENQKERAQMLFELYPDIKTAYNLNQQLRGIYNNNNDKHIAMTKLAHWYRNVEESGFKNFNILLNTITFNYQSILNYFDNRSTNASAESFNAKIKAFRSQFRGVRNIDFFLFRLSNLFA
- a CDS encoding low affinity iron permease family protein, yielding MKKTNSIINKFDAFATATSKAMGSTTAFTIAFLVILVWAVTGPIFDYSETWQLIINTGTTIITFLMVFLIQKAQNKDSLALQIKLNELIASSKFSSNSIVDIEDITEEEMEIIQKYYRHLSNLSKKDKNLQTSHSIDEANEKHKLKTKTVKPTAKAKPAPKKSTNQ
- a CDS encoding SsrA-binding protein, with protein sequence MFKILAQINKLILPSFTKQRLDISKAKKWQMAIIGYRYYVTTRALR
- a CDS encoding M56 family metallopeptidase: METLFIYIAKSSGLIGMFYIAYYFLLQKETFFTANRWFLLAGLFTSVILPWIVFTTIVWVEPTPTDFDWSKLPMRPVQKESFEINWYLVLAITYIIGITLLLVQFAMDFYKLNRVLKGKTTHQQEDHKFIDLKENIAPFSYFNTIVYNSSLYSEAEMESILEHEKVHSEQHHTIDVLITRFFCILFWFNPFMWLYKKAILQNLEFIADSEAAKNISDKKAYQLTLLKITTHENCVVLTNHFYQSLIKKRIVMLNKNQSKKWNSWKYALVIPALVAFVFLFQMEVIAKEKNVSPKVEQSASDDVDVYKITKNTTEAELKEKAETISKNYGITVHFSATKRNSNNELTAITVELKKGKEISNNRNVNSSDAIKPFGIVISKDSKGMLTIDFVEDDKTIEKLAINSKVVAPNEPIPANAQIYINEVKAEKAEMDKLDPKEITSVNVTKNDEKKEIRIITKNYAKISNDTIYINGKKVTQNELDQLEQGSIDRIDVTNNFGKKAIRITTKNGTYYQDKNMPVPPVPPTHPVMKFKAPTAPVFPKAPKAPKGDPVHGDQKAWKEFDKKMEEFDAKMKKLEPQMEAFDKQMAEFDKQMEPFNKEMEAFDEKMKVFDKQMNEYISKREKEKK
- a CDS encoding ThiF family adenylyltransferase, whose translation is MAEWTERAELLFKKEGLQNLQKAHVMVVGLGGVGSFAAEFLARAGVGTMTIVDGDVVDITNINRQLPALHSTVGQPKADVVGDRLMDINPELNLIRVKEFLSPERAYEIVSNEYDYVLDCIDSVTPKLNLIISARRKKVRIISSMGAGGKMEASKVKVTDISKTINCHLAKTIRKRLKKEKINKVKVVFSSEIQDECSLRMTDGSNFKKSFYGTNSYMPGLFGLYAAETVIRYLLKKE
- a CDS encoding DUF2911 domain-containing protein; its protein translation is MKKILIALAFIIVPLIAEAQLKTPQASPKATVFQTVGLTDVEIVYCRPAARGRAVFGNLVPFGKVWRTGANENTTISFSEDVVIDGKTLPKGKYALYTIPKIESWEVIFYSTTNNWGNPEVWNEANVVLRTTVKEEAMSKPVESFTINIGNITADTADLDMAWENSSVSMKFTVPTQKEVLANIEKVLAGPTSADYFSAAQYLYQSNGDNAKALTYMDKAMEMSTEKPYWYTRLKSLIQARAGDKKGAIETANLSLTAAETAKNQDYVKMNRESIAEWSKK
- a CDS encoding HAD family phosphatase, whose protein sequence is MIQTVIFDMDGVIVDTELVHRYAYFKQFGELNIEVPEEMYTSFTGLSTRNTFQKLKDHYQLEQEVEDLILRKRAIFNDAFDSKEDLALLDGVENLIKDFHQNRMQLIVASSASKVTIDRVFRRFNLHQYFSHIVSGEDFPKSKPHPAIFLHAASLSNAPKENCIVIEDSTNGVKAAKAADIFCVGYNSFHSKDQDLSLADVVVNHFDELNFEKVSNY